A section of the Ornithinimicrobium sufpigmenti genome encodes:
- a CDS encoding DUF808 domain-containing protein, whose amino-acid sequence MAGGLAALLDDIAAIARVAAASVDDISAAAGRAGMKAAGVVVDDAAVTPRYVTGFSPSRELPIIKQIGVGSLRNKLLFIVPAALLLSQFAPWLLTPILMLGGCYLSYEGAHKVLEWLGVGGHHDTAKEEPVVERGPEEEKKMVSGAIRTDFILSAEIMVIALNEVATEGLLNRAIILVVVAILITLLIYGVVAVIVKMDDVGLHLAQRDPQWQQKVGRGLVKGMPIVLKVLSIVGVIAMLWVGGHILLVGMDELGFHPVYEFVHHAEEAVAGAVGVATGLLTWLTNTFFSAVLGLIVGLVLVGLVSLIPRRAKDDADQSAAAH is encoded by the coding sequence ATGGCTGGTGGTCTGGCAGCCCTGCTCGACGATATCGCCGCGATCGCCCGCGTGGCGGCGGCTTCGGTTGACGACATCAGCGCCGCTGCCGGCCGCGCCGGGATGAAGGCGGCCGGGGTGGTCGTGGACGACGCTGCCGTCACCCCTCGCTATGTCACCGGGTTCTCCCCCAGCCGGGAGCTGCCGATCATCAAGCAGATCGGTGTGGGGTCGCTGCGCAACAAGCTGCTCTTCATCGTGCCGGCCGCGCTGCTCCTCAGCCAGTTCGCGCCGTGGCTGCTGACCCCGATCCTCATGCTCGGCGGTTGCTACCTGTCCTACGAGGGCGCGCACAAGGTGCTGGAGTGGCTGGGGGTGGGCGGCCACCACGACACCGCCAAGGAAGAACCCGTGGTGGAGCGGGGCCCGGAGGAGGAGAAGAAGATGGTGTCGGGGGCGATCCGCACCGACTTCATCCTCTCTGCCGAGATCATGGTCATCGCCCTCAACGAGGTGGCCACGGAGGGGTTGCTCAACCGGGCGATCATCCTCGTGGTCGTCGCCATCCTCATCACGCTGCTCATCTACGGGGTCGTCGCGGTCATCGTGAAGATGGACGACGTCGGACTTCACCTGGCCCAGCGGGACCCACAGTGGCAGCAGAAGGTAGGTCGGGGCCTGGTCAAAGGGATGCCGATCGTGCTCAAGGTGCTGTCGATCGTCGGCGTGATCGCGATGCTCTGGGTCGGCGGGCACATCCTCCTGGTGGGGATGGACGAGCTCGGCTTCCATCCCGTCTACGAGTTCGTCCACCACGCTGAGGAGGCCGTCGCCGGCGCCGTGGGCGTGGCGACCGGGCTCCTGACCTGGCTGACCAACACCTTCTTCTCCGCCGTGCTGGGCCTGATCGTCGGACTGGTCCTGGTCGGGCTGGTCTCGCTCATCCCCCGCCGGGCGAAGGACGACGCCGACCAGTCGGCCGCCGCGCACTGA
- a CDS encoding acetyl-CoA C-acetyltransferase, producing MAEAVIVAAARTPIGRAFKGSLKDVRPDDLAAGVIRAALDQVPELDPTTIDDLYLGCAEPWAEQGFNMARIVSVLLGLDGVPGATINRFCASSVQTTRQAFHAIKAGEGDVFVSAGVECVSRYADFSGAGGGKAEWHNRAFTDAQERTAQTAASNETWSDPREQGLLPDAYIAMGQTAENVATSLGISRGRQDEWGVTSQNRAEAAIASGIFAKEIAPVTLADGTVVTTDDGPRAGVTLEKVSTLAPVFREDGTVTAGNCCPLNDGAAALVVMSDTRAKELGLTPLARVVSTAVSALSPEVMGLGPIEASRRALARAGMSISDMDLYEINEAFAVQVLGSADALGMDYDRLNVHGGAIALGHPFGSTGARISTTMINAMRTRDAQFGLETMCVGGGQGMAIILERLS from the coding sequence ATGGCCGAAGCCGTCATCGTCGCCGCCGCCCGCACCCCCATCGGCCGGGCCTTCAAGGGCTCGCTGAAGGACGTTCGTCCGGACGACCTGGCGGCCGGTGTGATCCGGGCCGCCCTCGACCAGGTGCCGGAGCTGGATCCCACCACCATCGACGACCTCTACCTCGGGTGCGCGGAGCCCTGGGCCGAGCAGGGCTTCAACATGGCCCGCATCGTCTCGGTGCTCCTCGGCCTGGACGGGGTCCCCGGCGCGACCATCAACCGCTTCTGCGCCAGCTCGGTGCAGACCACCCGCCAGGCCTTCCACGCCATCAAGGCCGGTGAGGGCGACGTCTTCGTCAGCGCCGGGGTGGAGTGCGTGTCCCGCTACGCGGACTTCTCCGGGGCCGGCGGTGGCAAGGCCGAGTGGCACAACCGGGCGTTCACGGACGCGCAGGAGCGCACCGCGCAGACGGCGGCCTCCAACGAGACCTGGAGCGACCCGCGCGAGCAGGGCCTGCTGCCGGACGCCTACATCGCGATGGGGCAGACGGCGGAGAACGTCGCCACCTCGCTGGGCATCTCCCGCGGGCGTCAGGACGAGTGGGGTGTGACCAGCCAGAACCGGGCGGAGGCCGCCATCGCCTCGGGGATCTTCGCCAAGGAGATCGCGCCGGTGACGCTGGCCGACGGCACCGTGGTCACCACCGACGACGGTCCTCGGGCCGGGGTGACGCTGGAGAAGGTGTCCACGCTGGCGCCGGTGTTCCGCGAGGACGGCACGGTGACGGCCGGCAACTGCTGCCCGCTCAACGACGGCGCCGCCGCGCTGGTCGTCATGAGCGACACCCGCGCGAAGGAGCTGGGCCTGACGCCGCTGGCACGGGTGGTCTCCACGGCTGTCTCGGCGCTGTCCCCCGAGGTCATGGGCCTGGGACCGATCGAGGCCTCCCGCAGGGCGTTGGCCCGTGCCGGTATGTCGATCAGCGACATGGACCTCTACGAGATCAACGAGGCCTTCGCCGTGCAGGTGCTCGGCTCCGCCGACGCGTTGGGGATGGACTACGACCGGCTCAACGTGCACGGTGGAGCGATCGCGCTCGGCCACCCCTTCGGCTCCACCGGAGCCCGCATCTCGACCACGATGATCAACGCGATGCGGACCCGTGACGCTCAGTTCGGCCTGGAGACCATGTGCGTCGGTGGAGGCCAGGGGATGGCGATCATCCTGGAGCGGTTGAGCTGA
- a CDS encoding Bax inhibitor-1/YccA family protein, with product MAVNPVFNRIDKEAAQGGYAGFGQQQPGAYPPPQGAPHIPAQGGYPGPSESLTDEQLRQMYAQAPAGPAETGRLTLDDVVMKSLMLFGVVVAVAAGTWFVVGGQPGIAMPIWLLGMFGSLALSFAIGFKKEVSVPLILTHAVLQGLFLGAVSATFDMMWPGVVSTAVIATMATFAGMFIGWKAGFIRVTSKSRRIFGLAAMGYLVFLLVNLGASFLGFGDGWGLYGGQFGWAIALLGVGLASYSLAVDFDSVDKAVRMGAPEKYSWLLGHGLVASLVWLYIEFLRLFSILQSD from the coding sequence ATGGCCGTCAACCCGGTCTTCAACCGTATCGACAAGGAGGCCGCCCAGGGTGGCTATGCCGGTTTCGGCCAGCAGCAGCCCGGCGCATACCCGCCGCCCCAGGGGGCCCCGCACATCCCGGCCCAGGGGGGATACCCCGGGCCTTCGGAGAGCTTGACCGACGAGCAGCTGCGCCAGATGTACGCGCAGGCGCCGGCCGGCCCCGCCGAGACGGGCCGGCTGACGTTGGACGACGTCGTGATGAAGTCGCTGATGCTCTTCGGTGTCGTCGTCGCCGTCGCGGCCGGCACCTGGTTCGTCGTCGGGGGACAGCCGGGCATCGCGATGCCGATCTGGCTGCTGGGCATGTTCGGCTCGCTCGCGCTGAGCTTCGCCATCGGCTTCAAGAAGGAGGTCAGCGTCCCGCTGATCCTCACCCACGCCGTGCTCCAGGGACTGTTCCTGGGTGCGGTCAGCGCCACCTTCGACATGATGTGGCCCGGCGTCGTGTCCACCGCCGTGATCGCCACGATGGCCACCTTCGCCGGCATGTTCATCGGCTGGAAGGCCGGCTTCATCCGGGTGACCAGCAAGTCGCGGCGGATCTTCGGCTTGGCCGCGATGGGCTACCTCGTCTTCCTGCTCGTCAACCTGGGTGCCTCCTTCCTGGGCTTCGGTGACGGCTGGGGTCTCTACGGTGGGCAGTTCGGCTGGGCGATCGCCCTGCTGGGCGTCGGCCTGGCTTCCTACAGCCTGGCCGTCGACTTCGACTCGGTCGACAAGGCGGTGCGCATGGGCGCCCCGGAGAAGTACTCCTGGCTGCTCGGCCACGGCCTGGTCGCCAGCCTGGTCTGGCTCTACATCGAGTTCCTGCGGCTCTTCTCGATCCTGCAGAGCGACTGA